A single window of Treponema denticola ATCC 35405 DNA harbors:
- a CDS encoding GNAT family N-acetyltransferase has protein sequence MYIKKLIGKKCYLAPMRIEDAEKYTVWANDQEVAEYLNFASSIISLEAERIIIDRISKEHNYAIVDSETDELIGNMGLMSINHINRTAELGIFIGNKAYWSKGYGTEAMCLLINYAYQKLNLHNIILNVYSYNERAVKAYEKVGFKKVGARRGALIRNRKMHDIILMDIIPEDFYAKHPEFELG, from the coding sequence ATGTACATCAAAAAACTTATCGGAAAAAAATGTTATCTTGCCCCAATGAGAATTGAAGATGCGGAAAAATACACAGTCTGGGCAAACGATCAGGAAGTGGCTGAATATCTTAACTTTGCTTCTTCGATTATAAGCCTTGAAGCCGAGCGCATTATAATCGACAGAATTTCAAAAGAGCATAATTACGCAATAGTAGATTCCGAAACCGATGAGCTTATAGGAAATATGGGGCTTATGAGTATCAATCATATAAATAGAACGGCTGAGCTCGGTATCTTTATAGGTAACAAGGCCTACTGGTCAAAGGGATACGGTACCGAGGCTATGTGCCTTCTCATAAACTATGCCTATCAAAAACTAAACTTACACAACATAATCTTAAACGTATATTCTTATAATGAAAGAGCTGTTAAGGCTTATGAAAAGGTTGGCTTTAAAAAAGTAGGCGCAAGGAGAGGAGCTCTAATCCGTAACCGTAAAATGCACGACATAATCTTAATGGATATTATCCCTGAAGACTTTTACGCAAAGCATCCTGAGTTTGAACTAGGTTGA